The Rhizobium viscosum genomic sequence CCTCGAGGCCTTCCTGGCCATCGCCGAGAAGGGCGGCCAGACCGCCGCGGCGCGTCACCTGCGCCGGTCGCTACAGTCCATCAACCGCTCGCTTGCGGCACTGGAACAGAGCGTCGGCGTCGAATTGGTGCGGCGCACCACCCGCCACTCATATCTGACGGAAGCCGGACGAACCTTCTACGATCGCGTCAAACCAGCGTTGGCCGAAATCAACGATGCCAGGTTAGAAGCTGCCGATGCGCGCAGCGAGCCGGCCGGCCTGCTCAGGATAGCGGCCCCGGTCCTCTTCGCGCCCACTTATGTGCTACCCGCAATCACGGCTTTCATGGAGCGCCATCCGGCAATCGAGATCCAGCTCAAGGTCTCCGACCGCATGGTCGATTTGCTGGAAGAGGGCCTAGACCTGGCAGTGCGGATCAGGGATATGGCCGATTCCAGCCTCAAGGCACGGCGCCTCGGCGATCTTCGCGCCGTGGTCTTCGGATCGCCTGCCTACTTTGCGACACATGGCCGCCCCGAGCATCCCGACGATCTGATACGGCATCAATGCATTCTGCGCCATGCCGAAGGATCTGGCGAGACATGGACGTTCCGGATCGGTGGGCGACGGAAAGCCGTGCGGGTGCATGGTCGCTTCGGCAGCGACAGTGCGGCTGCAACACATGCCGCCGTGGCAGGCGGACTCGGCATCGGGCTCACGCCGCTATGGCAAATCCGCAGCCTCGTCGATGAGGGCGCCGTGGAACTGGTCCTCGAAGACTTCGAGGATAGCAAGATTCCAATTTACGCTGTGTGGCCGTCCGGCAAGATACCTCTCGCCAAAACACGCCTGTTCGTGGATGAGCTGGCGGCCCGGCTGAAGCGCGAGCGGCTGTAGGCCAGCGGCCTGAGGAGACAGACCGTGCCGGTCCAACTGCCCTTCCCGGTGACGCCCAAGGCAGCCTCCAGGGCGCGCTGCAGCTCGCTCATATTCTCCCGCATTCCGGAAGAGTAAATCGCGCCCGAGGCCGATTGTGATGCGCCATCCGTTGACCGATGCTGCAGGGCATCTCAGTCGAAGGACAGGGGACATGCTGAAGGAAGATTTCTACCTGCTTGGGCACGGCGAAGCCGAAAGCCGCCGGCTCCTGGAACAGACCGAGTTGCTCGTGCCGGAGGCGGAGCGCTTTGTCGATCGTCTGAAGGTCACCAGGGGCGCTCGGGTGGTCGATCTTGGCTGCGGTCCGCGCGGACTTCTGGATATCCTTGCAGCGCGCGTGGGCATCCAAGGACAGGTCATCGGCGTCGAAAGGAATGCGGTGTTTGCAGAGGCCGCGCGCCGGTTGATCGCGGCGGAACGGATTGCCAATGTCGAGATCGTCGAGGCCGACGCCAAGGCAAGCGGACTTCCTTCCGGCGCCTTCGATCTCGTCACCGCCCGCCTCGTTCTCGTGAATGTGCCGGAGCCGGAGCGCATCGTCGCAGAAATGGCTGGGTTGGTGCGGCCGGGCGGCATTGTTGCGAGCTACGAAGCCGATTTCGGTGTGCTTCTGTGCGATCCGCCGTCGCAGGCATGGGACCGTTCGCTGGAGATCTATGCCGCCTATGCCGAAACGCACGGGGTCGATCTGTTCATCGGCCGGAAGACCCACCGCCTGTTACGCGATGTCGGGCTCGTTGAAATCGAGGTGAGTCCAATCGTGAATATATATCCACCAGGACATGCGAGGCGCACGATCCTGCTGGATTTTGTAACCAACTGCAGCGATGCGCTCATCCATGAGAAATTCGCCGACGAGAGTGAACTGAACGACCTGATCGCAGCGCTGCGGTATGACCTGGCCGATCCAGGCAGGCTCGTGACCTCGCATCTGTTCTACGAAACGATCGGCCGTAAGCCACTAGAGACGAGCACGGCCTCGGTCTCTGAGAACTACGTTTCGGCTGGAGCACTCTGATTCCGAAGCTGGCGCCAGCCCACTCCGAGGATGCACGGCTTACCTATGCCGCCGGCCGCACTTCATTTTGGATGATTTCGGCAAATCCCTGCCGCCACGATGGATGGCGCGGCGACCACGCGAATTCTCGCTTGGCCTTGGCGTTCGATCCCGCGCGCGACTGTGTCATCATGACGACGATGTGCTGCCCGGCGGCAAGGCGACCAAGCCATGCCGGTACATGGCGGTTTTGCGCCA encodes the following:
- a CDS encoding LysR family transcriptional regulator produces the protein MERLDDLEAFLAIAEKGGQTAAARHLRRSLQSINRSLAALEQSVGVELVRRTTRHSYLTEAGRTFYDRVKPALAEINDARLEAADARSEPAGLLRIAAPVLFAPTYVLPAITAFMERHPAIEIQLKVSDRMVDLLEEGLDLAVRIRDMADSSLKARRLGDLRAVVFGSPAYFATHGRPEHPDDLIRHQCILRHAEGSGETWTFRIGGRRKAVRVHGRFGSDSAAATHAAVAGGLGIGLTPLWQIRSLVDEGAVELVLEDFEDSKIPIYAVWPSGKIPLAKTRLFVDELAARLKRERL
- a CDS encoding methyltransferase domain-containing protein, yielding MLKEDFYLLGHGEAESRRLLEQTELLVPEAERFVDRLKVTRGARVVDLGCGPRGLLDILAARVGIQGQVIGVERNAVFAEAARRLIAAERIANVEIVEADAKASGLPSGAFDLVTARLVLVNVPEPERIVAEMAGLVRPGGIVASYEADFGVLLCDPPSQAWDRSLEIYAAYAETHGVDLFIGRKTHRLLRDVGLVEIEVSPIVNIYPPGHARRTILLDFVTNCSDALIHEKFADESELNDLIAALRYDLADPGRLVTSHLFYETIGRKPLETSTASVSENYVSAGAL